From a region of the Pseudanabaena sp. ABRG5-3 genome:
- a CDS encoding GDP-L-fucose synthase family protein, whose amino-acid sequence MPETQTNSQLQQDQFKDQKILVTGGAGFLGKQVIAQLVAAGANPDLITVPRSKDHDLRSLAVCEKVVQEQNLIIHLAAHVGGIGLNREKPAELFYDNLMMGVQLIHAAYQAGVQKFVCVGTICAYPNFTPVPFKESDLWNGYPEVTNAPYGVAKKALLVQLQSYRQQYGFNGIYLLPVNLYGPEDNFDPRSSHVIPALIRKVHEAQQRGDRTISVWGDGTPTREFVYSEDAARGITLASALYNESEPVNIGTGSEISIKDLIHLIAELMGYDGKIVWETDKPNGQPRRCLDVERAKQSFGFTAQVDFRQGLNQTIAWYRQHAT is encoded by the coding sequence ATGCCAGAAACTCAAACCAATTCTCAACTACAGCAAGATCAATTTAAAGATCAGAAGATTCTCGTCACTGGTGGTGCTGGCTTTTTAGGTAAGCAGGTAATTGCCCAACTAGTCGCCGCAGGCGCTAACCCAGATTTGATCACTGTCCCAAGGTCAAAAGATCATGATTTGCGATCGCTAGCGGTTTGTGAAAAAGTCGTTCAAGAACAAAATCTCATTATTCATCTTGCAGCGCATGTTGGTGGCATTGGACTCAACCGTGAAAAACCAGCAGAACTTTTCTACGATAATCTCATGATGGGCGTACAGTTAATTCATGCCGCCTATCAAGCAGGTGTGCAGAAATTTGTCTGTGTTGGTACGATCTGCGCCTATCCCAACTTCACCCCAGTACCATTTAAAGAATCAGATCTTTGGAATGGTTATCCTGAAGTTACCAATGCCCCCTACGGCGTAGCCAAAAAAGCTCTGCTAGTACAGTTACAGTCCTATCGTCAGCAATATGGGTTTAATGGCATTTATCTCCTGCCCGTAAACCTATATGGACCTGAAGATAATTTTGATCCCCGTAGCTCCCATGTAATTCCTGCACTGATTCGCAAGGTTCATGAAGCTCAACAAAGAGGCGATCGCACTATTTCGGTATGGGGTGATGGTACACCTACGAGAGAGTTTGTCTATTCTGAGGATGCCGCACGCGGTATTACCCTTGCATCAGCCCTTTATAACGAATCTGAGCCTGTCAATATTGGCACAGGTTCTGAAATTTCGATCAAGGACTTGATTCATTTGATTGCCGAGCTAATGGGCTACGATGGCAAGATTGTCTGGGAAACAGACAAGCCAAATGGTCAACCTCGCCGTTGCCTTGATGTCGAACGCGCTAAGCAGTCATTTGGATTCACAGCACAGGTAGATTTTCGCCAAGGTTTAAACCAGACGATCGCTTGGTATCGCCAACACGCTACATAA
- a CDS encoding EAL domain-containing protein, with amino-acid sequence MTTILVIEDVEALREEIMETLSYEGFDVLGAENGVVGVQTAKTYLPNLIICDIAMPELDGYGTLMALRQEPKTSMIPFIFLTAMTEKADMRQAMQMGADDYLTKPFTSAELLGAIASRLQKYNSVKEHYYDEIKAVGARFEYLSHHDGLTQLPNRILFHESLSQAVLHAKINNKSLALLFLDMDNFNIINNTLGNDIGDQLFKAIAERLKRYTAPCDMVARMQGDEFAMIISDVRDPMSIKLETQKILDLLSRPYNLYGHEVFITSSIGITIFPDDHQEVDGLIKNAELAMYYAKTHGRNSYKLYSSELNVQSSEYMALANSLHRALDRYEFRVFYQPLVNLQSGQIVGAEALARWQHPDLGIILPSKFIPVAEQTGLILRLSELVLREVCEQMRSWRESGIHYGFVAVNLSGQHFRPDNNLIEIIGKILQESSTEPHHLELELTESIIMQNAEFTIGILSQLQQMGVKVAIDDFGTGYSSLSYLKHFPVNTLKIDRCFIQDVTTDRHDATISLAIIDLGHSLSLQVIAEGVETAEQVQFLKEHGCDQMQGYFFSPPLPAPEFEKMLIDGKCL; translated from the coding sequence ATGACAACGATTCTAGTAATCGAAGATGTAGAAGCTTTACGCGAAGAGATCATGGAGACGCTCTCCTATGAAGGATTCGATGTATTAGGAGCTGAAAATGGAGTCGTGGGGGTACAGACTGCCAAAACCTATCTACCAAATTTAATTATCTGCGATATCGCCATGCCAGAGCTAGATGGCTATGGAACGCTCATGGCACTGCGCCAAGAACCAAAAACATCAATGATTCCGTTTATATTTTTAACGGCGATGACGGAAAAGGCAGATATGCGTCAAGCAATGCAAATGGGGGCAGACGACTATCTCACTAAGCCATTTACTTCTGCGGAGTTGTTAGGGGCGATCGCCTCCCGCTTGCAAAAATACAATTCCGTTAAAGAGCATTACTATGACGAGATCAAAGCTGTCGGCGCAAGATTTGAATATTTGTCTCATCATGATGGACTGACGCAATTACCTAATCGAATTTTGTTTCATGAGTCTTTAAGCCAAGCCGTACTCCATGCCAAAATCAACAATAAGTCCCTAGCATTACTCTTCTTGGATATGGATAACTTCAATATCATTAACAACACCCTTGGTAATGATATTGGCGACCAATTGTTCAAAGCGATCGCAGAACGTTTAAAGCGATATACGGCTCCCTGCGATATGGTAGCGCGAATGCAGGGCGACGAGTTTGCCATGATCATCTCTGATGTTAGAGATCCGATGAGCATCAAACTTGAAACCCAAAAGATTTTAGATCTATTAAGCCGTCCCTATAACTTGTATGGTCATGAGGTTTTCATTACCAGTAGCATTGGTATCACCATCTTTCCTGATGATCATCAAGAAGTAGATGGGTTAATCAAAAATGCCGAATTAGCAATGTACTATGCCAAAACCCACGGCAGAAATAGCTATAAACTGTATAGCTCTGAGCTAAATGTCCAATCCTCGGAGTACATGGCGTTAGCAAATAGTCTACATCGGGCCCTTGATCGCTATGAATTTCGAGTCTTCTATCAGCCCCTAGTCAATCTTCAATCAGGACAAATTGTTGGTGCAGAAGCATTAGCCAGATGGCAACATCCTGATCTAGGGATCATTCTGCCTAGCAAGTTTATTCCCGTTGCTGAGCAAACAGGACTAATTCTCCGTTTAAGTGAGTTAGTCCTTAGGGAAGTTTGTGAGCAAATGCGATCATGGCGAGAATCAGGAATACATTATGGATTTGTTGCGGTTAATCTATCTGGTCAGCATTTTCGCCCCGACAATAACTTAATCGAAATTATCGGCAAAATACTACAGGAAAGCAGTACTGAGCCACATCATTTGGAGCTGGAACTCACCGAAAGCATCATTATGCAAAATGCTGAATTTACGATTGGCATTTTATCGCAGTTACAGCAAATGGGAGTAAAAGTAGCGATCGATGACTTTGGTACGGGCTATTCATCTCTAAGCTATCTCAAACATTTTCCAGTGAATACACTCAAAATTGATCGCTGCTTTATCCAAGATGTAACTACAGATCGCCACGATGCCACCATTTCCTTAGCAATTATTGATTTGGGGCATAGTTTGTCACTTCAAGTTATTGCCGAAGGTGTGGAAACTGCAGAACAGGTACAGTTTTTAAAAGAACATGGTTGTGATCAGATGCAGGGATATTTCTTTAGTCCACCACTGCCCGCACCTGAGTTTGAAAAAATGTTGATCGATGGTAAATGTTTATAG
- a CDS encoding CHAT domain-containing protein — MKIRSLIWKTGCAVVIGVICSVAPSSVPRSTAQYGPPIPPISPSPSSSYSPTPLVPPIGFPTSPPGVLCDRLTNTICSGTPPTPNVPSIGDLDNKISRELCSYAKCSTPVPVTLAFVQDALQRSAQVTDSATALVYPNIFPDRIEILIVPSSGKEIRKVVPNVQSSEVTETVQEFLNSLRDSSNDDYLPLAQKLYNWIIRPIDEDLQSEGIKTLIFVMDGSLRSIPISALHDGNKFVVQKYATATIPSMGLVNLQLRDRRRSSILIMGLTQAQQGFTALPNVEVETKVIASKILQGNLFLNQDFTIENLKNQQSKNNYGIVHLATHAQFLSDNIDGAFIQFWNERLYLNNLRTIRLGEEPIEMLTLSACETAVGKNLGLSGMALVYKSKSVLASLWTVSDAGTTPLMLSFYSYYPTSKSKAIAIQQAQLNLLEGKVRIESGQIKGVGKLPTIPLNQVTGDIDLKHPYFWSSFVLVGNWL; from the coding sequence ATGAAAATACGTTCGTTGATTTGGAAAACTGGATGTGCGGTTGTAATTGGCGTAATTTGCAGTGTTGCGCCCTCCTCTGTACCGAGGAGTACTGCCCAATATGGACCGCCTATTCCTCCTATTAGTCCTTCTCCCAGCAGTAGTTACAGTCCTACTCCCCTAGTGCCGCCGATTGGTTTCCCGACTAGCCCACCTGGAGTACTTTGCGATCGCTTAACAAACACAATATGTAGTGGTACTCCTCCTACTCCTAATGTGCCTAGCATCGGTGATCTAGATAACAAAATAAGTAGAGAACTGTGTTCCTATGCAAAGTGTTCGACACCTGTGCCAGTCACTCTTGCATTTGTTCAAGATGCACTACAAAGGTCAGCACAGGTTACAGATAGTGCCACTGCTTTGGTTTACCCCAATATTTTTCCTGATCGTATAGAGATTTTAATCGTGCCGTCTTCAGGGAAAGAAATCCGTAAAGTTGTTCCCAATGTACAAAGTTCCGAAGTAACTGAAACAGTACAAGAATTTCTAAATTCTTTGCGTGATTCTAGTAATGATGATTACTTACCCCTAGCACAGAAGCTCTATAACTGGATAATCCGACCAATAGATGAAGATTTACAGTCAGAGGGAATCAAAACTCTAATTTTTGTGATGGATGGTTCTTTAAGGTCGATTCCGATTAGTGCTTTGCATGATGGTAATAAATTCGTAGTTCAGAAATATGCCACAGCAACCATCCCATCAATGGGTTTGGTTAATTTACAGTTACGCGATCGCCGCCGTTCGAGCATACTTATTATGGGATTGACTCAAGCCCAGCAAGGATTTACGGCTTTGCCGAATGTGGAAGTTGAAACTAAGGTAATCGCCTCAAAGATTTTGCAAGGCAATCTGTTTCTCAATCAAGACTTTACGATTGAAAATCTCAAGAATCAGCAAAGTAAAAACAACTATGGAATTGTTCATTTAGCGACTCATGCGCAATTTTTGAGCGATAACATTGATGGTGCTTTTATTCAATTTTGGAATGAACGGCTTTATCTTAACAATCTTCGTACAATTAGATTGGGAGAAGAGCCAATTGAAATGCTGACATTGAGTGCCTGTGAGACCGCAGTGGGGAAAAACTTAGGGCTTAGTGGTATGGCTCTTGTATATAAATCTAAGAGTGTACTTGCCTCACTATGGACAGTTAGTGATGCAGGCACTACGCCCTTGATGTTGTCTTTTTACAGTTATTACCCAACTTCTAAGAGTAAGGCGATCGCAATTCAGCAAGCGCAATTAAATTTATTAGAAGGAAAAGTACGGATTGAATCTGGACAGATCAAGGGAGTTGGTAAATTACCTACAATTCCTCTTAATCAGGTTACAGGTGATATTGATCTCAAGCATCCGTACTTTTGGTCTTCCTTTGTTTTAGTGGGAAATTGGCTCTAA
- the gmd gene encoding GDP-mannose 4,6-dehydratase: protein MSTSKRALITGITGQDGSYLSELLLAKGYEVHGIIRRSSTINTDRIDHMYQDPHLPETKLFLHYGDLTDGTTLGRILEAVQPHEVFNLGAQSHVRVSFDSPEYTVDAVGMGTLRLLEALRDYQQRNDKEIRFYQAGSSEMYGLVQAVPQSETTPFYPRSPYACAKVYAHWQTVNYRESYGLFACNGILFNHESPRRGETFVTRKITRAIARIVAGTQKKLYLGNLDSKRDWGYAKDYVEAMWLMLQQDKPDDYVISTGETHSVREFLEESFAYVNLKWEDYVEIDPRYFRPAEVDLLLGDCTKAKQKLGWEPKVTFKGLVELMVDADLEALGLPNPKGTIAQDIATLRSSGQSSNW, encoded by the coding sequence ATGAGTACATCCAAACGCGCTTTAATCACGGGCATTACGGGTCAAGATGGATCTTATTTATCAGAACTTTTATTAGCTAAAGGATACGAAGTCCACGGGATCATTCGTCGTTCTTCAACGATCAATACCGATCGCATTGATCATATGTATCAAGATCCGCACCTACCAGAAACCAAATTATTTCTGCACTATGGCGATTTGACTGACGGCACAACCTTAGGACGTATTTTGGAAGCTGTACAGCCTCATGAAGTATTTAACCTTGGAGCGCAGTCCCATGTGCGTGTCAGTTTTGACTCCCCTGAATACACCGTTGATGCTGTAGGGATGGGGACTTTACGCTTACTAGAGGCTCTAAGGGATTATCAACAACGTAATGACAAAGAAATTCGTTTTTATCAAGCAGGTTCGTCAGAAATGTATGGCTTAGTCCAAGCTGTACCTCAAAGTGAGACGACCCCTTTTTATCCTCGTAGTCCCTATGCCTGTGCCAAGGTATATGCCCATTGGCAAACGGTGAATTACCGCGAATCCTATGGACTATTTGCTTGCAATGGCATTTTGTTTAACCATGAGTCTCCCCGTCGTGGTGAAACCTTTGTTACTCGCAAAATTACAAGGGCGATCGCCCGTATCGTTGCAGGTACTCAGAAAAAACTTTACTTGGGTAATCTCGACTCTAAGCGTGACTGGGGCTATGCCAAGGATTATGTGGAGGCAATGTGGTTAATGTTGCAGCAAGATAAGCCTGACGACTATGTGATCTCGACTGGTGAAACCCATTCTGTGCGTGAGTTTCTCGAAGAATCCTTTGCTTACGTCAATCTCAAGTGGGAAGACTATGTAGAGATCGATCCTCGCTATTTCCGTCCTGCCGAAGTTGATTTGCTATTGGGTGACTGCACTAAGGCAAAACAAAAGCTGGGATGGGAACCCAAAGTCACCTTTAAGGGTTTAGTTGAACTGATGGTTGATGCGGATTTGGAAGCATTGGGCTTGCCGAATCCCAAAGGAACGATCGCTCAAGATATTGCTACCTTGCGAAGTTCTGGACAGTCATCCAACTGGTAA
- a CDS encoding iron uptake porin, with protein MNYRVYVDRQILLQLFASSWQVLLLFTLSIIGFDTNAIAQTKSKLNNDQISNQKDVSKSQITGKVNLQNSLVNLQDSSNIVVSPNENADTNISQSVTSVSQLSDVRSTDWAFTALQSLVERYGCVAGYPDYKFRGQQAISRYEFAAGLNACLDKINEVIATGLSDKADKEDLATIQKLQEEFATELSALRGRINTLDSKTTALEAQQFSTTTKLFGQAIFGLQGRFGNTADIFPRDGIRTVGEVDQGTNLTFGYNLGLTFLTQFDSFNRSILLVGLSSGNLAINSGLPLRDSYTLLGYEGTTANQITLSDLSYRFKVSNNAAFIIGAAGVSPSAVFRGPNRVESSGTGPISAFAQRNPILGLGAGSAGIGFDWQISDRISLQGVYAAGDPANPTTGGLTGGSYVTGLQATLMPTDSIDTALYYLHSYTTTGSLNTGIGDSVIGLGSSFLTDAIGATLNWRISPYVTLGTWGGYTKSNAVIGASGTVETTNWMVYLNFPDLFKQGNLGGIYIGQPPKITSSNLSIGNVPSFLNSAGFASEVAGSQPASTTHLELFYVHRLTDRISITPGLIFLFNPLQTSTSDTVTIGTIRTTFSF; from the coding sequence ATGAATTATAGAGTTTATGTAGATAGACAAATATTGTTGCAGCTATTCGCATCTTCTTGGCAGGTTTTGCTACTTTTTACTTTGTCTATAATAGGATTTGATACAAATGCGATCGCTCAGACTAAATCAAAGCTGAACAACGATCAAATTAGTAATCAAAAGGATGTCTCAAAATCTCAGATTACAGGAAAAGTAAATCTTCAAAACTCTCTGGTAAATCTCCAAGATTCTTCAAATATTGTTGTTTCTCCAAATGAAAATGCTGATACAAATATCTCGCAATCAGTGACATCGGTTTCTCAATTGAGTGATGTGCGATCGACGGACTGGGCATTTACGGCTTTGCAATCTTTGGTCGAACGTTATGGATGTGTTGCGGGTTATCCCGATTATAAATTTCGTGGTCAACAAGCTATTTCACGTTATGAATTTGCGGCAGGTTTAAATGCTTGCTTAGATAAAATTAATGAAGTCATTGCGACAGGTCTATCAGATAAAGCCGATAAAGAAGATCTTGCAACTATCCAAAAACTTCAAGAAGAATTTGCAACGGAGTTATCTGCTTTGCGTGGTCGGATAAATACTCTAGACTCAAAAACCACTGCCTTAGAAGCACAGCAATTTTCGACAACAACCAAACTCTTCGGTCAGGCAATCTTTGGGTTGCAGGGGCGTTTTGGCAATACGGCTGATATTTTCCCGCGAGATGGTATTCGGACAGTAGGTGAAGTTGATCAAGGCACAAATCTAACTTTTGGCTATAACTTGGGACTCACATTCCTCACTCAGTTTGATTCCTTCAATCGCAGCATTCTCCTTGTGGGATTAAGTTCGGGTAATTTAGCTATTAATTCAGGGTTGCCATTGCGAGATAGTTACACATTACTGGGATATGAGGGAACGACTGCTAATCAAATCACTCTGTCCGATCTCTCCTATCGGTTTAAAGTTAGTAATAATGCTGCTTTCATTATTGGTGCGGCTGGAGTTAGCCCTAGTGCTGTATTTCGTGGTCCTAATCGTGTGGAAAGTTCAGGAACTGGGCCAATTTCCGCCTTTGCTCAGCGCAACCCGATTTTAGGACTTGGTGCGGGTAGTGCAGGGATCGGGTTTGACTGGCAGATCAGCGATCGCATTAGTTTGCAGGGTGTATATGCCGCAGGTGATCCTGCTAATCCTACTACGGGAGGACTGACGGGTGGTTCGTATGTTACAGGGTTACAAGCTACGCTGATGCCAACGGACTCGATTGATACAGCGCTTTATTACCTGCATTCATACACGACAACTGGCTCCCTCAATACTGGAATTGGCGATAGTGTAATTGGTCTGGGCTCAAGTTTTTTAACTGATGCGATCGGAGCAACTCTCAACTGGCGGATTAGTCCCTATGTAACTTTAGGCACATGGGGTGGCTATACCAAATCTAATGCGGTTATTGGTGCTTCGGGTACGGTGGAAACTACGAACTGGATGGTCTATTTGAACTTTCCTGATCTGTTTAAGCAAGGGAATCTGGGGGGGATTTATATTGGACAACCGCCCAAAATTACGAGTAGTAATTTATCAATCGGTAATGTCCCTAGTTTTCTAAATAGTGCGGGATTTGCTAGCGAAGTAGCAGGTTCACAACCAGCTAGCACAACCCATCTAGAACTTTTCTATGTACATCGACTGACCGATCGCATCAGCATTACCCCTGGGCTGATCTTTTTGTTTAATCCTCTTCAGACCTCAACAAGTGACACAGTCACGATTGGCACAATTCGCACGACTTTCTCATTCTAA